The Heyndrickxia vini genome contains a region encoding:
- a CDS encoding flavodoxin family protein, with product MTIAVIYGGTRTNGNTETLTDLAVNGVEVEKIYLSDNIIQPIIDGRHSEEGFQEVSDDYNFIIDQLLPHDTWIFATPIYWYSMSGVMKNFIDRWSQTMRDTNYPEFKAQMSKKKAYVIAVGGDDPYIKGLPMIQQFQHIFDFMGMSFDGYVLGEGNKPGDILNDKKAMCAATELSLKLTK from the coding sequence ATGACAATAGCGGTTATTTATGGGGGAACGCGCACGAATGGAAATACAGAAACGTTAACAGATTTAGCTGTTAACGGGGTAGAAGTAGAAAAGATATACTTAAGTGACAACATCATACAACCGATTATAGATGGACGGCATTCAGAAGAAGGGTTTCAGGAAGTAAGTGACGATTACAACTTCATTATTGATCAACTTTTACCTCATGATACATGGATTTTTGCCACTCCAATCTATTGGTACAGTATGTCGGGAGTAATGAAAAACTTTATTGATCGTTGGTCACAAACAATGAGGGACACAAACTATCCTGAATTTAAAGCGCAAATGTCTAAGAAAAAAGCATATGTAATCGCTGTTGGCGGGGATGACCCTTACATAAAAGGTTTACCAATGATCCAACAATTTCAGCATATCTTTGATTTTATGGGTATGTCGTTTGATGGATATGTTCTTGGGGAAGGAAATAAGCCAGGAGATATTTTGAATGACAAAAAGGCTATGTGTGCGGCTACCGAATTATCACTGAAGTTAACGAAATAG
- a CDS encoding LysR family transcriptional regulator — MEIKQLITFKTAAENLNFTQTAKILNFAQSSVTAQIKSLESDLGKPLFERLGKRLVLTEAGKQFKIYAEQMIRLNEEAKLLINGVEEQTGSLTIGAQESQCTYRLPPILKEFKSQYPKMRVVFKPAHSDEMAREQLEKGQLDVAFIMDTCRSGESLKIESLVKEELVIVASASHPLIGKSEVLPEDLEHEPLLLTESGCSYRTIFEGLFQTAGIHPLNKIEFGSIEAIKQCVIAGLGIAMLPKMAVETDLKMEKMKELVWKYPSTSVFTQIAWHKDKWMSPPLKAFIEITRKTFKDS, encoded by the coding sequence ATGGAAATAAAGCAATTAATAACATTTAAAACGGCAGCCGAAAACTTGAATTTTACCCAAACGGCGAAGATATTAAACTTTGCCCAATCAAGTGTAACGGCGCAAATAAAATCTCTTGAATCTGATTTGGGAAAGCCTTTGTTTGAACGGTTAGGAAAGCGATTAGTATTAACAGAGGCCGGAAAACAGTTTAAAATCTATGCGGAACAAATGATTCGATTAAATGAGGAAGCAAAATTGCTAATAAATGGAGTCGAAGAACAGACAGGATCTTTAACGATTGGTGCGCAGGAAAGCCAATGTACATATCGACTTCCACCGATATTAAAAGAATTCAAGTCACAATATCCAAAAATGAGAGTTGTTTTTAAACCAGCCCATTCAGATGAAATGGCAAGAGAACAATTAGAGAAGGGGCAGCTCGATGTAGCCTTTATTATGGATACATGTAGGTCAGGTGAATCCTTGAAAATTGAATCCCTTGTCAAAGAGGAATTAGTTATCGTTGCATCAGCTTCCCATCCGTTAATCGGAAAATCGGAGGTTTTACCGGAAGATTTAGAACATGAGCCACTTTTGCTTACAGAAAGCGGCTGTTCTTATCGTACGATTTTTGAAGGCCTTTTTCAGACGGCAGGAATACACCCACTAAATAAAATTGAATTTGGGAGTATTGAAGCAATTAAACAATGCGTGATAGCCGGACTTGGCATCGCCATGTTGCCAAAGATGGCAGTGGAAACCGATTTGAAAATGGAAAAAATGAAGGAATTAGTTTGGAAGTATCCTTCCACATCAGTATTTACTCAGATAGCTTGGCACAAGGATAAATGGATGTCCCCACCTTTAAAGGCATTTATTGAAATAACGCGAAAGACATTTAAAGACTCTTAA
- a CDS encoding SRPBCC family protein gives MLASIQKVEDHYVAKFERQLQHPVEKVWAMLTDNQKLSKWFSELRVKDLRKGGMMLFDMQDGTFEEMEITEFEMYSILEYTWAEDNVRFELYKEQDGCLLILNETINKMTNHTPKDLAGWHVCLDVISALLDGRTIESRKNEWEKWYVKYIQLTERYM, from the coding sequence ATGTTAGCTTCGATACAAAAAGTTGAAGATCATTATGTTGCTAAATTTGAACGTCAGTTACAACATCCCGTTGAAAAGGTATGGGCGATGTTAACGGACAATCAAAAGCTTTCGAAATGGTTTTCAGAGCTGCGAGTGAAAGATCTTCGTAAAGGTGGAATGATGTTGTTCGATATGCAGGATGGCACCTTTGAGGAGATGGAAATCACCGAATTTGAAATGTATTCTATATTGGAATATACGTGGGCAGAGGATAACGTGCGTTTTGAATTGTATAAAGAGCAAGATGGATGTTTATTAATTTTAAATGAAACAATTAACAAAATGACGAATCATACTCCAAAGGATTTGGCCGGATGGCATGTTTGTTTAGATGTTATAAGTGCTTTATTAGATGGTAGAACAATTGAATCAAGAAAAAATGAATGGGAAAAATGGTACGTAAAATATATTCAATTAACAGAAAGATATATGTAA
- the pcp gene encoding pyroglutamyl-peptidase I yields MRKKVLITGFDPFGQDQINPALEAIKQFKDRIIENVEVVTLEVPTVFHESIKVVIKAIELHQPYAVICVGQAGGRTQITPERVAINIDDARIPDNHQKQPVDEAIVENGPVAYWSTLPIKRIVHDMKKAGIPSAVSNSAGTFVCNHLFYGVMNYIEKNTPHIRGGFIHIPFIPEQITNNNAPSLSLDVIVRGLEIAIITSAYEEKDIREVGGTIH; encoded by the coding sequence ATGAGAAAAAAAGTTTTAATCACGGGCTTTGATCCATTCGGACAAGATCAAATCAACCCTGCATTGGAGGCAATTAAACAATTTAAAGATAGAATCATAGAAAATGTCGAAGTTGTTACATTAGAAGTTCCTACTGTATTTCATGAATCAATCAAAGTAGTGATAAAAGCGATCGAACTACACCAGCCTTATGCAGTCATTTGTGTAGGACAAGCGGGGGGTCGAACACAAATAACCCCTGAACGGGTCGCAATTAATATTGATGATGCTCGCATCCCAGATAATCATCAAAAACAGCCTGTCGACGAAGCAATTGTTGAAAATGGCCCTGTCGCCTACTGGTCAACCTTACCGATTAAAAGAATTGTTCATGATATGAAAAAAGCCGGCATACCATCAGCTGTTTCAAATTCCGCCGGAACTTTTGTTTGTAATCACCTATTTTATGGTGTTATGAATTATATTGAAAAAAATACCCCACATATTCGTGGAGGCTTTATCCATATTCCATTCATTCCAGAGCAAATAACCAATAATAACGCGCCAAGTTTAAGTCTAGATGTCATCGTACGAGGACTTGAAATAGCAATTATCACTTCTGCATATGAGGAAAAGGACATTCGAGAGGTCGGGGGCACTATACATTAA
- a CDS encoding AzlC family ABC transporter permease translates to MNQEILKLKSNTYSNTEESFWKGVKDCVPTLLGYLSIGFAAGVVEKTAGLSIIEIALLSIFVYAGSAQFIAAGMIAMSSPVSAIIFTIFFVNLRHFLLSAALSPYFRHLSPWKNMFVGSLLTDETFGVAINHLSNKEFGSYKWMVGLNITAYLNWILANIAGGFFGNWIPNPERFGLDFALPAMFIGLLVLQIVSQKKYFVDIMVILSAVGIVVGISFVFSGSVGIIVATILGATIGMVIEKWK, encoded by the coding sequence GTGAATCAAGAAATACTTAAGTTAAAGTCGAATACATATTCCAACACGGAAGAAAGCTTTTGGAAGGGTGTAAAAGACTGTGTTCCGACATTGCTTGGATATTTAAGCATTGGGTTTGCGGCAGGTGTTGTAGAAAAAACAGCGGGATTAAGTATTATTGAGATTGCGCTTCTCAGTATTTTTGTTTATGCGGGATCAGCCCAATTTATTGCAGCGGGCATGATTGCGATGAGCAGTCCGGTTTCAGCGATTATTTTTACTATTTTCTTTGTAAATCTTCGTCATTTTTTACTTAGTGCCGCCTTATCGCCATATTTTCGGCATTTATCCCCGTGGAAAAATATGTTTGTAGGTAGCTTGTTAACTGATGAAACATTTGGTGTAGCCATCAATCACCTCTCAAATAAAGAGTTTGGCAGTTATAAATGGATGGTAGGCTTAAATATAACAGCCTATTTAAATTGGATACTTGCTAATATTGCAGGCGGGTTCTTCGGTAATTGGATACCTAATCCGGAGAGATTTGGTTTAGATTTTGCCTTGCCGGCTATGTTTATCGGTTTACTTGTACTTCAGATAGTAAGTCAAAAAAAATACTTTGTAGATATCATGGTAATTCTTAGCGCCGTGGGTATCGTAGTAGGGATAAGTTTTGTCTTCTCAGGAAGTGTCGGAATAATTGTTGCGACAATTTTAGGAGCAACGATTGGGATGGTGATAGAAAAATGGAAATAA
- a CDS encoding AzlD domain-containing protein translates to MEIRYTILLIIFGSALVTFIPRVLPLMVLSRIQLPDWAISWLKHVPVAVMAALLAQSLLFSNDKLALYENSLNLVVALPVFLVAIFTRSLLGTVLTGIICMMLLRFIF, encoded by the coding sequence ATGGAAATAAGATATACTATTTTATTAATCATTTTTGGGTCGGCACTAGTCACCTTTATTCCAAGGGTTCTTCCCTTAATGGTTTTGAGTCGTATCCAGCTGCCGGATTGGGCGATTAGTTGGTTAAAGCATGTCCCGGTGGCTGTAATGGCCGCATTGTTGGCTCAATCACTTTTATTTTCAAATGACAAACTAGCACTTTATGAAAATAGTCTTAATTTAGTCGTAGCGTTGCCGGTTTTTTTAGTGGCTATTTTTACGAGGAGTTTATTAGGTACCGTTTTGACAGGGATTATATGTATGATGTTATTACGTTTTATTTTTTAA
- a CDS encoding CynX/NimT family MFS transporter — protein MGLQQVSVHQDHQQTKISAKSKTLLLVIGIIFIGANLRAPITAVGPLISSIRESLGISNILAGTLTTVPLLAFALLSPFAPKLSRKYGMESTLFTSLILLTAGIFLRTIPGVSSLFAGTVLVGLGIAICNVLLPSVIKHKFPQNLGVMTGIYAVSMNLCGAIASGVSIPMSIKIGWHGALGYWGFFALISILFWIPQIRSRQKQDKAESKKQQSINLWKSRLAWQVTLFMGLQSLIFYTVVAWLPEILVQQGVSSSSAGWMLSLMQFSVIPFTFIVPILAGRMKNQLVLVAITGVLFIAGMFGILYGSITLIPLWVIMIGIAGGFAFSLAMMFFSLRTRSTHEAAELSGMAQSFGYLLAAAGPTLFGILHDTFHSWTMPLWMLIIVSFLILVTGISAGKKGYVSTN, from the coding sequence ATGGGTTTACAACAAGTATCCGTTCATCAAGATCATCAGCAAACAAAAATTAGTGCAAAATCAAAAACATTGTTACTAGTAATCGGTATCATTTTCATTGGTGCAAACCTTCGAGCACCTATAACAGCTGTTGGACCATTAATTTCATCGATTCGTGAAAGTTTAGGAATCTCTAACATACTAGCAGGTACTTTGACAACTGTTCCGTTACTTGCATTTGCCCTGCTTTCCCCGTTTGCACCAAAGTTATCTCGTAAATACGGCATGGAAAGTACGCTTTTCACTTCATTAATTTTGTTGACGGCTGGAATTTTTTTAAGAACTATTCCGGGTGTCAGCTCATTATTTGCGGGTACCGTTCTAGTCGGCTTAGGCATTGCTATTTGTAATGTATTATTACCAAGTGTAATCAAGCATAAATTCCCTCAAAATCTTGGTGTCATGACCGGCATTTATGCAGTATCAATGAATCTTTGCGGCGCAATCGCTTCGGGAGTAAGTATCCCTATGTCTATAAAAATTGGATGGCATGGAGCTCTTGGTTATTGGGGATTTTTCGCACTCATTTCTATTCTTTTTTGGATACCACAAATTCGTTCCAGACAAAAACAAGATAAAGCGGAATCAAAAAAACAACAATCTATTAACTTGTGGAAATCTAGGCTTGCATGGCAAGTAACCCTTTTTATGGGACTTCAATCACTTATTTTCTACACTGTAGTCGCTTGGTTACCCGAGATACTTGTACAGCAAGGGGTTAGTTCTAGTTCAGCAGGATGGATGCTTTCATTAATGCAATTCTCCGTCATTCCATTTACTTTTATCGTCCCAATTTTAGCTGGACGAATGAAGAACCAGCTTGTATTAGTGGCAATTACAGGGGTTCTATTCATCGCTGGCATGTTCGGTATTCTTTACGGCAGTATAACCCTCATTCCATTATGGGTAATAATGATTGGTATTGCAGGAGGATTTGCATTTAGTTTGGCCATGATGTTCTTTAGTCTGCGTACAAGAAGTACACATGAAGCTGCGGAATTATCCGGAATGGCCCAATCATTTGGTTACCTTCTTGCGGCGGCTGGACCAACATTGTTCGGAATTCTACATGACACATTCCATAGCTGGACAATGCCTTTATGGATGTTAATTATCGTATCCTTCCTAATTCTTGTAACCGGTATAAGTGCTGGAAAGAAAGGGTATGTTTCAACAAATTAA
- a CDS encoding FadR/GntR family transcriptional regulator — protein sequence MDISKTNRLSLVEQIVSQMESLIESNSWPVGSRIPPELELMKQFDVSRNTLREAIRALVHAGLLQTKQGSGTFVCSSSILGAALEKRIQKANLLETLEVRHALEREAAQLAAMRRNKEDIDQLQEKLKACQIAAEQRDSKSYVEADFELHKSIVEASHNSILIDLYEHMTLSLQTSIQNLAEITTHSDFHIGIHQKLIEAILEQKSNQAADTVNEYIAQFKDTLL from the coding sequence ATGGATATATCCAAAACAAACCGTTTATCATTAGTAGAACAAATCGTTTCCCAAATGGAATCTTTAATTGAGTCGAATTCCTGGCCGGTTGGAAGCCGCATTCCACCTGAATTAGAACTAATGAAACAGTTTGATGTTAGTAGAAATACATTAAGAGAGGCTATTCGAGCTCTCGTACATGCTGGACTTCTTCAGACGAAACAAGGGAGCGGTACATTTGTTTGTTCTTCAAGTATCCTTGGGGCTGCACTCGAAAAAAGAATACAAAAAGCCAATCTCTTAGAAACATTAGAAGTTAGACATGCACTCGAAAGGGAAGCCGCACAATTAGCAGCAATGCGACGGAATAAAGAAGACATTGATCAATTGCAAGAAAAATTGAAAGCATGCCAAATTGCCGCAGAACAAAGGGACAGCAAGTCATATGTAGAGGCTGACTTTGAGTTACATAAATCGATTGTAGAAGCATCTCATAACAGTATATTAATTGATTTATATGAACATATGACACTTTCTCTTCAAACATCAATTCAAAACTTGGCAGAAATTACAACACATTCTGATTTTCATATAGGAATCCATCAAAAACTTATTGAGGCCATTTTAGAACAAAAATCTAATCAGGCTGCTGATACAGTTAATGAGTACATCGCTCAATTTAAAGATACTTTATTATAA
- a CDS encoding DUF3231 family protein, with amino-acid sequence MPNQPTISSSEVGTLWLTYQEKTFILRLLEYLIPKADDHKSEKIMVDLYKDLDKNVERIKHIFEKAGSALPVGFTSQDVNVEAPRLFENGLDIMFLRMIKEVSMGLYTLNMGKSYREDIINLYKDLTAITQGCYNDCTQYLLEKGILTRPPFVPMPKTNVNINDMKYLSGLNILSNTRHINTVELSSLFHGMETNNMGMTLMFAFTQVAEEKEVKQYFHKGMEISKKILKNFGGILLEDDITPTISTVGNVTSSKISPFSDKLMLYCNSLLCNLSLGGNAFGFAFSLRSDLQMKALLAAKDVADYANEGNKLMVKNGWLEKPPATSLER; translated from the coding sequence ATGCCGAATCAACCTACCATTTCTTCGAGCGAAGTAGGTACATTATGGCTAACTTATCAGGAAAAAACATTTATTCTCCGTTTATTAGAATATTTAATTCCAAAGGCAGATGATCATAAATCGGAGAAGATTATGGTTGATTTATATAAGGATTTAGATAAAAATGTTGAAAGAATTAAACATATTTTTGAAAAAGCAGGCTCTGCATTGCCAGTAGGGTTTACTTCACAAGACGTAAATGTTGAGGCACCAAGATTATTTGAAAATGGTTTGGATATTATGTTTCTTCGGATGATTAAAGAAGTTAGTATGGGGCTATATACACTTAATATGGGAAAGTCCTATCGTGAGGATATTATTAATCTTTATAAGGATTTAACTGCCATCACTCAAGGGTGTTATAATGATTGTACACAGTACTTGTTAGAAAAGGGAATTCTTACTCGTCCTCCTTTCGTACCGATGCCTAAAACAAATGTAAATATAAATGATATGAAATATTTAAGCGGATTAAATATATTAAGTAATACGAGGCATATAAACACGGTTGAGCTATCATCGTTATTTCACGGAATGGAAACGAATAATATGGGAATGACGTTAATGTTTGCTTTTACACAGGTAGCTGAAGAAAAAGAGGTAAAACAGTACTTTCATAAAGGGATGGAAATTTCTAAGAAAATTCTTAAGAATTTTGGTGGAATTCTCTTAGAAGATGATATTACACCTACTATTTCAACAGTGGGAAACGTAACTAGTTCGAAGATAAGCCCTTTTTCGGATAAATTGATGCTATATTGTAATAGCCTGCTTTGCAATCTTAGTCTCGGGGGAAATGCATTCGGATTTGCCTTCAGTCTTCGAAGCGATTTACAGATGAAAGCTTTATTGGCTGCAAAGGATGTTGCGGATTATGCAAATGAAGGAAATAAGCTTATGGTGAAAAATGGATGGTTGGAAAAGCCGCCAGCAACCAGTTTAGAACGTTAA
- a CDS encoding methyl-accepting chemotaxis protein, translating to MGLLRNLKISKKLAILIIVELLALLIIGVISLFFMKNIANETEKMFTHRFIPNQWLGKVIENNRAIDEDILELMLTQNSIRKEEKQEDIGMLQKETDNLMKKLLSAKLSNAEQEKIEVLQKSKLELREVREKVITLAQKNINSEAYQLYTAEVLPKGLLVTSALSDLQKLNEKVAAELNKNNKQEILKANMLIILIGLIAMVISTVIGLLITKMIVKPTNHMVKLLSKAENGDFTVKGTYQSKDEIGILTTSFNNMISGLQGIIKTVRDTSQQVAAASEELTASADQTTVATEHVATAIQEIASSAEQSSVKIEENSNSLNEILHGVTRIADSTTNVSELSRETSIEAEEGGKSVEGTLSQMKFIHESVNNLNEVIQTLSNRSYEIGKILDVISGISDQTNLLALNAAIEAARAGEHGKGFAVVADEVRKLAEQSQTSTHSIAKIINSIQLDIKNSLEMMNEVTNNAEQGVLVSVETSKKFKTIIDQTKNIAPQIEEITATVQQISASVEEVSSSAKEVSTHSQENAASSEEVAASTEQQLASMEEINASAKSLASTAEELKELVNKFIVK from the coding sequence GTGGGTTTACTAAGAAATTTAAAAATATCAAAGAAATTGGCTATATTAATTATTGTTGAATTACTAGCTTTATTGATTATAGGGGTAATTAGCCTTTTCTTTATGAAAAATATTGCGAATGAAACGGAGAAGATGTTTACCCATCGGTTTATTCCAAATCAATGGTTAGGGAAAGTAATTGAAAATAATCGTGCAATTGATGAAGACATTTTAGAGTTGATGCTTACACAAAATTCAATTCGTAAAGAGGAAAAGCAAGAAGATATAGGAATGTTACAAAAGGAAACGGATAATTTAATGAAAAAGCTTCTTTCTGCAAAATTATCAAATGCAGAACAAGAAAAAATCGAAGTGCTTCAAAAAAGCAAGTTAGAATTAAGGGAAGTGCGTGAAAAAGTAATTACATTAGCTCAAAAAAATATAAATTCAGAGGCATATCAACTGTATACTGCGGAGGTACTGCCGAAAGGACTTTTAGTGACTTCAGCATTATCCGATTTACAAAAGTTAAATGAAAAAGTCGCTGCGGAGTTAAATAAAAATAATAAGCAAGAAATTCTAAAAGCAAACATGCTTATCATTCTAATCGGTCTCATTGCAATGGTTATTTCAACAGTAATTGGTCTTTTAATTACGAAAATGATTGTTAAGCCTACCAATCATATGGTTAAGCTATTGTCCAAAGCCGAGAACGGTGATTTTACAGTAAAAGGAACGTACCAATCCAAAGATGAAATCGGAATATTAACAACTTCTTTCAACAATATGATTAGCGGTCTGCAAGGGATAATTAAGACAGTGAGAGATACATCACAACAAGTGGCTGCGGCATCTGAGGAACTAACTGCCAGTGCAGATCAAACAACAGTAGCTACTGAACATGTCGCAACGGCTATTCAGGAAATTGCAAGTAGTGCGGAACAATCTTCTGTGAAGATAGAGGAAAACTCCAATTCGCTAAATGAAATTTTACATGGAGTTACACGTATTGCTGATAGCACGACGAATGTCTCCGAACTATCAAGAGAGACTTCGATTGAGGCGGAAGAAGGAGGTAAATCTGTAGAAGGTACTTTATCACAGATGAAATTTATTCATGAATCAGTAAATAACTTAAATGAAGTTATCCAAACACTTTCAAACCGTTCATATGAAATAGGTAAGATTCTTGATGTAATAAGTGGTATCTCTGATCAAACAAATCTTCTTGCGCTTAATGCAGCAATTGAAGCGGCACGGGCCGGCGAACATGGAAAAGGATTTGCGGTAGTAGCAGATGAGGTAAGAAAACTGGCTGAGCAGTCTCAAACTTCGACTCACTCCATCGCCAAAATAATTAATAGTATTCAGTTGGATATTAAAAATTCACTGGAAATGATGAATGAAGTAACAAATAATGCTGAGCAAGGTGTTTTAGTTTCAGTTGAAACATCCAAAAAGTTTAAAACAATTATTGACCAAACGAAAAATATTGCACCACAAATTGAGGAGATTACTGCCACTGTACAACAAATATCAGCAAGTGTAGAAGAAGTTTCTTCTTCCGCTAAAGAAGTCTCAACACATTCACAAGAAAACGCAGCAAGCTCCGAAGAAGTTGCTGCATCTACTGAACAGCAGCTTGCATCAATGGAGGAAATAAATGCTTCTGCAAAATCCCTTGCTTCTACAGCAGAAGAATTAAAAGAGTTAGTGAATAAATTTATTGTTAAATAA
- a CDS encoding acyl-CoA thioesterase: MYVSTVEIQLSYADTDMMGVIYHGNYVKWIELGRTKLIEDVGYNYLNMESSGYYAPVYNLEITYKKSIKYGDKVIVKTWVEENKNLRTIYGFTIVNGKDEICAEGTTTHIVVRKEDFKPVQFKKVFPEWFQTYEEIKKK; this comes from the coding sequence ATGTATGTTTCAACGGTTGAAATCCAACTGTCCTACGCAGACACAGATATGATGGGAGTCATCTACCATGGAAATTATGTAAAATGGATTGAGCTTGGCAGAACAAAACTTATTGAAGATGTTGGTTATAATTATCTCAACATGGAAAGTTCAGGTTATTATGCCCCCGTTTACAATCTTGAAATAACGTATAAAAAATCAATCAAGTACGGAGATAAAGTCATTGTAAAAACGTGGGTGGAAGAAAACAAAAACTTGAGGACTATCTATGGTTTTACGATTGTAAATGGAAAGGATGAAATATGTGCGGAAGGAACAACAACACATATTGTTGTGAGAAAAGAAGATTTTAAGCCTGTTCAATTTAAAAAGGTTTTTCCTGAATGGTTTCAAACATATGAAGAGATTAAGAAAAAATAA
- a CDS encoding topology modulation protein, which translates to MKRIMIMGVSAGVGKSTFARKLGDILQMDVYHLDAYYWKPGWVEAPADEFRGAQKEMSKKEKWIIEGNYTSTYDIRAAHADTIIYLELPLTVCLFRVLKRFFKNIGRTRPDMGKGCKEKIDWQFIKFIITTYYPRKNKMVERFMAFQSSGAERKVVMLKNKRAIKNYLQESTLKYSSKKEIFPEKFIE; encoded by the coding sequence ATGAAACGCATAATGATTATGGGGGTTTCAGCCGGAGTTGGGAAATCTACTTTTGCCAGAAAGCTAGGCGATATTTTACAAATGGATGTTTATCATTTGGATGCATATTACTGGAAGCCTGGATGGGTTGAAGCGCCAGCAGACGAGTTTCGTGGTGCTCAAAAGGAAATGTCGAAAAAAGAAAAATGGATTATTGAAGGGAACTACACAAGTACATACGACATTCGCGCAGCCCATGCGGACACGATTATTTACTTGGAGCTTCCTCTTACTGTTTGTTTGTTTCGGGTGTTAAAGAGATTCTTCAAGAATATTGGAAGAACCCGTCCTGACATGGGGAAGGGTTGTAAAGAAAAAATAGATTGGCAGTTTATAAAATTTATTATTACTACTTACTACCCTCGAAAGAATAAAATGGTGGAACGCTTTATGGCCTTCCAATCTTCAGGGGCAGAAAGAAAAGTTGTCATGTTAAAAAATAAACGGGCAATAAAGAATTACTTACAAGAGTCAACATTGAAATATTCGTCGAAAAAAGAAATATTTCCTGAGAAATTTATCGAATAA
- a CDS encoding LacI family DNA-binding transcriptional regulator, whose amino-acid sequence MANIREIAKLAGVSVTTVSRVLNHHPYVSEEKRNSVRKAMAALNYKRNINAVHLSKGASNMIGVVLPTINHPYFSSIVDGIAEEAMKDNQQLILFQTNYETTKELDALEMLRGNLIDGLVFCSRAISLKVIKEYKEYGPIILCEDSDQTIFPSISIPHERAFQYGLQYLISKGHTRIAYCLGRKEGPNSFKRIRAYENMMKNLNQKVRNEWLFDHCLTIEDGSEVLMKYIHLKDKPTAFLVGNDQVAAGLKLTAINYRLSIPKDFAILSFDNQPISELMGISTIEIRTKEIGRLAVQSIKEYENATNRLTLPFTLIERNSV is encoded by the coding sequence ATGGCAAATATTCGTGAAATTGCAAAGCTTGCCGGTGTATCCGTTACAACTGTTTCAAGAGTACTCAACCACCACCCATATGTGAGTGAAGAAAAAAGGAATTCCGTGCGAAAAGCAATGGCAGCATTAAATTATAAAAGGAATATAAACGCTGTCCATTTATCAAAAGGGGCCTCTAATATGATTGGTGTTGTTCTTCCTACCATCAATCATCCTTATTTCAGTAGTATCGTAGATGGAATTGCCGAGGAAGCGATGAAGGATAATCAGCAGCTTATTTTATTTCAAACAAATTATGAAACAACGAAAGAATTAGACGCTCTCGAAATGCTAAGAGGAAATTTAATTGATGGGCTCGTATTTTGTTCACGTGCAATATCTCTTAAAGTAATAAAAGAATACAAGGAATATGGACCTATCATTCTTTGTGAAGATTCTGATCAAACCATATTTCCATCAATTAGTATTCCACATGAAAGAGCCTTTCAATACGGGCTGCAATATTTAATTTCAAAAGGCCATACTCGAATTGCCTATTGTCTTGGTAGAAAAGAAGGTCCAAATAGTTTTAAAAGAATAAGAGCGTATGAAAATATGATGAAAAACCTAAATCAAAAAGTACGAAATGAATGGCTTTTTGATCACTGTCTAACAATTGAAGATGGAAGTGAGGTCTTGATGAAATATATCCATTTAAAAGATAAACCGACTGCGTTTCTCGTGGGAAATGACCAAGTTGCCGCTGGGTTAAAATTAACTGCAATAAATTATCGCCTAAGCATTCCAAAAGACTTCGCTATTTTAAGCTTTGATAACCAGCCTATTTCTGAATTGATGGGGATTTCAACAATCGAAATCCGGACAAAAGAAATCGGACGGTTGGCCGTTCAATCAATCAAAGAGTACGAGAATGCAACTAATAGACTTACGTTGCCTTTTACATTAATTGAACGTAATTCTGTTTAA